In the genome of uncultured Pseudodesulfovibrio sp., one region contains:
- a CDS encoding TetR/AcrR family transcriptional regulator: MKKKESILKVATFMFAHKGFADTSGQELARLTGVAEGTIFYHFKTKEGLLLAILEKTRDEIVDQFERFFENRPFKSGLEMTEEVISFYLYLAGLMEEKFLLLHRHFLYQFSESNPEFRENLEDIYNCLVDIFEKAIVTGLEDGSINQEILPRKSALILFTMADGLVRFKNYNLYDAGALFNELMRACRRMLQA; encoded by the coding sequence ATGAAGAAGAAGGAATCCATCCTCAAGGTCGCCACGTTCATGTTCGCGCACAAGGGGTTTGCGGACACGTCCGGGCAGGAACTTGCCCGCCTCACCGGGGTGGCCGAGGGGACGATTTTCTATCACTTCAAGACCAAAGAGGGGTTGTTGCTGGCGATCCTGGAAAAAACCAGGGACGAGATAGTGGACCAGTTCGAACGGTTCTTCGAGAACAGACCGTTCAAGTCCGGTCTCGAGATGACGGAGGAGGTCATCTCATTCTACCTCTACCTGGCTGGCCTGATGGAGGAGAAGTTCCTTTTACTGCACCGCCACTTTCTCTACCAGTTCTCCGAGTCCAACCCGGAGTTCAGGGAGAACCTCGAGGACATCTACAATTGCCTCGTGGATATCTTCGAGAAGGCCATCGTGACGGGGCTGGAGGACGGCTCAATCAATCAGGAAATCCTTCCCAGGAAATCGGCGCTCATTCTGTTTACGATGGCTGATGGTCTGGTTCGGTTCAAAAACTACAACCTGTACGATGCGGGCGCGCTGTTCAACGAGTTGATGCGGGCGTGTCGCAGGATGTTGCAGGCGTAA